In Candidatus Binatia bacterium, a single genomic region encodes these proteins:
- a CDS encoding tetratricopeptide repeat protein, producing the protein MIRIWLAIALLWTMSGAETQCRPEGRATFTAGLEALARDDLPAASASFTALIESEPDCPEARNNLAVVEVEQGRLAEATEQLRRAVQLRPEYERAKMNLRRVEALLAERVEKAPAQVQPTSTPERAGKTSTPPVQPTSTAPVQPTSTAAGAAAENIATPVNGKGSATKPVIAATPQLAVEAEQKSVSLGIVALEPQGATACAIDTVERRVCVYTRTAEAIVAGGCYPITASHVKAWPRWLMVAANERERIRLVDETGQRRLKIAPGHAAAPGDVIWLSQEDFASLRAKVAPWRTSWIVVGTSKRDAAADEGTAAAIKQTLQGWRSAWEQKAFDDYVGYYSDAFVGPDRAHWRERKRTLLEQSGNISVQIEGPSIFIIDGTMAITTFEQRYRSGTTVSHDVKAIRWQREGAGWKITAETVLTEIPPGP; encoded by the coding sequence ATGATTCGCATCTGGCTTGCCATTGCGCTCCTTTGGACGATGTCGGGCGCGGAGACTCAATGTCGTCCGGAAGGTCGTGCCACATTCACCGCAGGGCTGGAGGCGCTAGCGCGCGACGATCTTCCGGCAGCCAGCGCCTCGTTCACAGCACTGATCGAGTCGGAGCCGGATTGCCCCGAGGCACGTAACAACCTGGCCGTGGTCGAGGTCGAACAGGGGCGGCTTGCCGAAGCCACGGAGCAGCTGCGACGGGCCGTGCAACTGCGGCCCGAGTATGAACGAGCCAAGATGAATTTGCGGCGCGTCGAAGCTCTCTTGGCCGAACGAGTGGAGAAGGCCCCGGCGCAAGTGCAACCGACGTCGACGCCTGAGCGCGCAGGGAAGACCTCGACGCCTCCGGTGCAACCGACATCAACGGCTCCCGTACAACCGACGTCGACGGCGGCAGGAGCTGCTGCTGAGAACATTGCAACTCCGGTGAATGGGAAGGGGAGCGCTACGAAGCCTGTAATTGCCGCCACTCCCCAACTGGCAGTGGAGGCAGAACAAAAGTCGGTGTCTCTGGGCATTGTGGCGCTGGAGCCGCAGGGGGCGACGGCGTGCGCCATCGATACCGTGGAACGGCGCGTGTGCGTCTACACCCGGACCGCGGAGGCGATCGTTGCCGGCGGATGCTACCCCATCACGGCGTCACACGTGAAGGCGTGGCCGCGGTGGCTGATGGTCGCGGCGAATGAACGAGAGAGAATTCGCTTGGTGGATGAAACCGGGCAGCGGCGGCTCAAGATAGCTCCGGGGCATGCCGCCGCCCCAGGCGACGTGATCTGGTTGAGCCAAGAGGATTTCGCCTCGCTCAGGGCGAAGGTTGCACCATGGCGGACCAGCTGGATCGTGGTGGGTACCTCCAAGAGGGATGCGGCGGCAGACGAGGGTACGGCCGCGGCGATCAAGCAGACGCTTCAGGGCTGGCGTTCGGCGTGGGAGCAGAAGGCGTTTGACGACTATGTCGGCTACTACAGCGATGCGTTCGTTGGGCCCGATCGAGCCCATTGGCGCGAGCGTAAGCGTACTCTGTTGGAACAGAGTGGCAACATCTCCGTGCAGATCGAGGGGCCAAGCATCTTCATTATCGACGGCACGATGGCCATCACCACGTTCGAGCAACGGTACCGCTCGGGGACAACGGTGTCGCACGACGTCAAGGCCATCCGCTGGCAACGGGAAGGCGCGGGCTGGAAGATCACCGCGGAAACGGTCTTGACCGAGATCCCGCCCGGGCCGTAG
- a CDS encoding PAS domain-containing protein, with translation MIALWTWLMAGAALLAGTEFLVLQRYRRLLTLDPRRRRAFVQYARGDVRKNPPPMPAQTPPPPPAPAQTGEAILCLDSEGRCTAANPAARELLTRTSGEIALSDFLGGGTAEASMLLGSLARQGVIERYASAPAGLSPAPFHIKAVALRDRDNNFWGAALFIRQAATARAGSRSRPFPR, from the coding sequence ATGATCGCACTTTGGACTTGGTTGATGGCGGGTGCGGCGCTGCTCGCCGGTACTGAATTTCTGGTACTTCAGCGCTACCGACGTCTCCTGACCCTAGACCCGCGGCGACGCCGTGCCTTCGTGCAGTACGCCCGCGGCGACGTCCGGAAAAACCCGCCACCCATGCCGGCTCAGACACCCCCGCCACCACCGGCGCCAGCACAGACGGGGGAAGCCATCTTGTGTCTTGATTCGGAGGGCCGTTGCACCGCCGCCAATCCGGCGGCGCGGGAACTCCTGACGCGGACGTCCGGAGAAATCGCACTCAGCGATTTTCTGGGCGGCGGTACCGCCGAAGCTTCCATGCTGTTGGGGTCGTTGGCGCGCCAGGGAGTCATCGAGCGGTATGCATCAGCTCCCGCCGGTCTGTCCCCTGCCCCTTTTCACATCAAGGCAGTTGCGTTGCGTGATCGCGACAACAATTTCTGGGGGGCGGCACTCTTCATCCGCCAGGCCGCTACGGCCCGGGCGGGATCTCGGTCAAGACCGTTTCCGCGGTGA
- a CDS encoding molybdopterin-dependent oxidoreductase: protein MGHKTKQIQGKWADAYRQKWTWDKVTWGSHAVDCYPGGCPWRVYSKDGKILREEQAAMLTPIEAGIPDMNPMGCQKGASWSHCHYSPDRVTQPLKRVGERGEGKFKPVSWDEALTDVADAVLDAIQDQGAESVLTLLTPEPGAAPARLFSQLLGTPMTDGNAEFQDFSPGYHITWGLFNPTSSMDDWFLAELTLIWHSNPVYTNIHWYHYVAESRYNGGEIVTIAPDYSPSAIHADYHMPVRIGTDAALALGMCKVIVDAGLYNKQFVQEQTDMPLLVRKDTGRFLRGNEINDMDREDQFFWWDTLTNTLTPAPRGTLATTGVDPALEGSFTVTLANGNEVAVEPVFELLKRHLENYTPEKAGAICQLHPDNIRKLARKVATRKTKIFIGWNSGKYYHGDLMERAMALLLGLTGNWGKKGTGTRSWAIMAMDGFALMHRKEGAGQAAAQKLIANMIAMRRMLAMDDPTLTPEMMQNRGAQMASELGGLGNMIPPAFLWYYQYGYKERWNNPENNDATMKRTFDEYLTEAVDKGWWDQSYTKTYQETEPRVIIEAGGNLLRRQRGGQKLLLEHLWPKLKMIVSIDYRMTTTGLYSDYVLPAAQHYEKLANSMPSVHHLNYVLCDRAAKPVGEALPDAEIGLRLMEKLEERAKARNFTEYVDRKGNPRSLIDIVARATLNGAVRDEDARFDESVRDLSVYGVLPKGTTLQTLREKGAIRFTGWGMIGHGISQGSTLRPDEVHNPLRWHTEDKVPYDTLVRRAQYYIDHEWFLEAGEGLPTHKEPPPQGGRNRRFEMTSGHNRWSIHSMNMTNNIILNTHRGEPFVFINDKDAASLGLGNGEKVKLVNDVGEMIIATKVTPACRPGQVIVYNGFEPYMHENWYGQADLEPGHVKHLGLVGNYGQLKYRMFAWQPIPADRAVRVDIQKIG, encoded by the coding sequence GTGGGGCACAAGACAAAGCAGATCCAAGGGAAATGGGCCGATGCCTATCGTCAGAAATGGACTTGGGACAAGGTCACTTGGGGAAGCCATGCGGTCGATTGTTACCCAGGCGGATGCCCGTGGCGCGTGTACAGCAAGGACGGGAAGATCCTCCGCGAGGAGCAAGCCGCGATGCTCACGCCGATCGAGGCCGGCATCCCCGACATGAACCCTATGGGATGCCAGAAGGGCGCGAGTTGGAGCCATTGCCACTACTCGCCCGATCGCGTCACGCAGCCGCTCAAGCGTGTCGGGGAACGCGGCGAGGGCAAGTTCAAGCCTGTCTCCTGGGACGAAGCGCTCACCGACGTTGCCGATGCGGTCCTCGATGCAATCCAGGATCAGGGGGCGGAGTCGGTGCTCACTTTGCTCACGCCGGAGCCGGGCGCCGCGCCGGCGCGTTTGTTCAGCCAGCTCCTCGGTACACCGATGACTGACGGGAATGCCGAGTTCCAGGATTTCAGCCCCGGCTACCACATCACGTGGGGGCTGTTTAACCCGACCTCTTCGATGGACGACTGGTTCCTCGCGGAACTCACGCTCATCTGGCACTCCAATCCCGTCTACACCAACATCCACTGGTACCACTACGTCGCGGAGTCGCGGTACAACGGCGGCGAGATCGTCACCATCGCGCCGGACTACAGCCCCTCCGCCATCCACGCCGACTACCACATGCCGGTGCGTATCGGGACCGATGCCGCATTGGCGTTGGGCATGTGCAAGGTGATCGTCGACGCCGGCCTCTACAACAAGCAGTTTGTGCAGGAGCAGACCGATATGCCGCTGCTGGTCCGCAAGGACACCGGCCGCTTCCTGCGCGGCAACGAAATCAACGACATGGACCGGGAAGACCAATTTTTCTGGTGGGACACGTTGACCAACACCCTCACGCCCGCTCCGCGAGGCACGCTGGCAACGACCGGAGTCGATCCCGCCCTCGAGGGCAGTTTCACGGTCACACTGGCGAATGGAAACGAGGTCGCCGTCGAGCCGGTGTTCGAGCTGCTGAAGCGGCACCTCGAGAACTACACGCCCGAAAAAGCCGGCGCCATCTGCCAGCTGCACCCGGACAACATCCGTAAGCTGGCGCGCAAGGTGGCTACCCGCAAGACCAAGATCTTCATCGGCTGGAACTCGGGGAAGTATTACCACGGCGACCTGATGGAACGCGCCATGGCCTTGCTCCTTGGCCTCACCGGCAACTGGGGAAAGAAAGGAACCGGGACGCGTTCGTGGGCCATCATGGCCATGGATGGCTTCGCGTTGATGCATCGCAAGGAGGGCGCCGGGCAGGCTGCGGCGCAGAAACTGATCGCCAACATGATCGCCATGCGGCGCATGCTGGCGATGGACGACCCGACGCTGACGCCGGAAATGATGCAAAACCGCGGGGCGCAGATGGCCTCGGAGCTGGGCGGCTTGGGGAACATGATTCCGCCGGCGTTCCTGTGGTACTACCAGTACGGTTACAAAGAGCGCTGGAACAATCCCGAGAACAACGACGCGACGATGAAGCGTACGTTTGACGAGTACCTCACCGAGGCGGTTGACAAGGGCTGGTGGGACCAGAGCTATACGAAAACCTACCAGGAGACCGAGCCGCGCGTGATCATCGAGGCTGGCGGCAACCTGCTGCGACGGCAACGAGGTGGCCAGAAGCTGCTCCTCGAACACCTGTGGCCCAAGCTCAAGATGATCGTCTCCATCGACTATCGCATGACCACAACCGGGCTGTACTCCGATTATGTTCTGCCCGCGGCGCAGCACTACGAAAAGCTCGCCAACAGCATGCCCTCCGTGCACCACCTCAACTACGTGCTCTGTGATCGCGCCGCCAAACCCGTCGGTGAGGCGCTGCCCGATGCGGAGATCGGCTTACGGTTGATGGAGAAGCTCGAGGAGCGTGCCAAAGCCCGCAACTTCACCGAATACGTCGATCGCAAAGGCAACCCACGAAGCCTCATCGATATCGTCGCCCGCGCGACGCTCAATGGCGCTGTCCGCGACGAAGACGCACGCTTTGACGAGTCAGTGCGCGACCTCAGCGTCTACGGCGTCCTGCCGAAAGGAACCACGCTCCAGACGCTGCGCGAGAAGGGCGCCATCCGCTTCACCGGCTGGGGGATGATCGGTCACGGCATCTCGCAGGGGTCGACCCTCCGGCCGGACGAGGTGCACAATCCCCTGCGCTGGCACACCGAAGACAAGGTGCCGTACGACACCCTGGTGCGGCGGGCGCAGTACTACATCGACCACGAGTGGTTCCTGGAGGCGGGAGAAGGGCTCCCTACCCACAAGGAACCGCCGCCGCAGGGCGGCCGCAACCGTCGATTCGAGATGACCAGCGGGCACAACCGCTGGAGCATTCATTCGATGAACATGACCAACAACATCATCCTCAACACACACCGCGGTGAGCCGTTCGTGTTCATCAACGACAAGGACGCTGCCAGCCTCGGCCTCGGTAACGGCGAGAAAGTGAAGCTGGTGAACGATGTTGGCGAGATGATCATCGCTACCAAGGTCACCCCCGCTTGCCGGCCGGGCCAGGTCATCGTCTACAACGGCTTCGAGCCCTACATGCACGAGAACTGGTACGGCCAGGCGGACCTCGAGCCCGGCCACGTCAAGCATCTCGGCCTGGTGGGGAATTACGGACAGTTGAAGTACCGCATGTTCGCCTGGCAGCCGATCCCTGCGGATCGCGCCGTGCGGGTGGACATTCAAAAGATTGGGTGA
- a CDS encoding 4Fe-4S dicluster domain-containing protein — protein sequence MGQITKSKRQLAWVFDLNKCIGCQTCSVACKVLWPQQDPGTEQMWWMTVNTQPGRGTPRDWEKMGGGYDAKGKLNLGKIPTDEEVGGGWDFNYDEVLRGGKGRKVHLHKISGSKSWGMNWDEDEGGGEFPNAYYFYLPRLCNHCTEPACLEACPNDALFKREEDGLVLRDEEKCKGVQQCRRACPYKKIYFNATRNVSQHCIGCFPRLEQGVAPACVRQCPGRAAFIGFLDDQGSAVHKFVEKWKVALPLHPESGTHPNVYYVPPLAPAPLRPDGSFDEGGSRIPPSYLESLFGPQVHGALDVLRTELDKKRRGQGSEVMDALILYRWTDALGHLTRDPAEIVWK from the coding sequence ATGGGACAGATCACGAAATCGAAACGACAACTGGCGTGGGTGTTTGACCTGAACAAGTGCATCGGCTGTCAGACCTGCTCGGTGGCATGCAAGGTCCTGTGGCCGCAGCAAGACCCGGGCACGGAACAGATGTGGTGGATGACGGTGAACACCCAACCCGGCCGCGGCACACCGCGCGATTGGGAAAAGATGGGCGGCGGCTACGACGCCAAGGGCAAGCTCAATCTTGGGAAGATCCCCACCGATGAAGAGGTCGGCGGTGGGTGGGACTTCAACTACGACGAGGTGCTGCGTGGTGGCAAAGGCCGGAAGGTACACCTGCATAAGATTTCCGGCAGCAAGAGCTGGGGCATGAACTGGGACGAAGACGAAGGCGGCGGCGAATTCCCCAATGCCTACTATTTCTATCTGCCGCGGCTCTGCAACCACTGCACCGAGCCCGCCTGCCTGGAGGCGTGTCCCAATGACGCGCTGTTCAAACGCGAGGAGGACGGGCTGGTCCTGCGTGACGAGGAGAAGTGCAAGGGTGTGCAGCAGTGCCGGCGTGCCTGCCCGTACAAGAAGATTTATTTCAACGCGACGCGCAACGTCAGCCAACACTGCATCGGCTGCTTCCCGCGGCTCGAGCAGGGCGTGGCCCCGGCGTGCGTGCGGCAGTGTCCCGGACGGGCAGCGTTCATCGGCTTCCTTGACGACCAAGGCAGCGCGGTCCACAAGTTCGTCGAGAAATGGAAGGTGGCGCTGCCGCTGCACCCCGAGTCGGGCACACACCCGAACGTCTACTACGTGCCACCGCTGGCCCCGGCACCGTTGCGTCCGGATGGCAGTTTCGACGAGGGCGGCAGTCGTATTCCACCGTCGTACCTGGAGTCGCTGTTCGGGCCCCAAGTGCACGGGGCACTCGACGTGCTGCGCACGGAGCTGGACAAGAAGCGCCGCGGACAGGGGTCGGAAGTCATGGATGCGCTGATCCTGTATCGCTGGACGGACGCCCTCGGCCACCTCACCCGCGACCCGGCAGAGATCGTCTGGAAGTGA
- a CDS encoding molybdopterin-dependent oxidoreductase has translation MGELGGAWADVYRRKWTWDRVAWGSHNVDCYPGGCPLHVFVKDGKIVREEAAGTLPQIEPGVPDMNPMGCQKGACWVQLLSAPDRVTHPLKRTGKRGEGKFEPVSWDTALSDIADAMLDAIAEQGPESIIVPMTPEMGAAPARLFANYLGTATTDGSAEFHDFSPGFHLTFGLFNPVASMDDWFGAELTLIWHANPVYTYITMYHYLAESRYNGGEVVTIAPDYSPSAIHADYHQPIRIGTDAALALSMCKVIIDAGIYDKRFVQEQTDLPLLVRTDTGRFLRGGDVADGDRDDQFFWWDTLTNVLTPAPRGTLATTGVDPGLEGTFTVTLKDGVAVEVEPVFQRLRRQLDDYTPEKAGKICEIHPDNIRQLARKVVTRKTKIFVGCNSGKSYHGDLMERAMALLLAVTGNWGKKGTGLRSWAVVGLDGQAFMSRKGAPGQEAAQRFIAGVTQMRRMLSAADPTMTVEMAQNRAAEMAGELGGMGRTISPAFLWYYQYGYKDRWNNRDNHDPSMQRGFDAYLSEAAEKGWWNGSLPALYQKVEPRVLFESGGNLLRRQRGGQNLLLEHVWPKLKMIVSVDCRINTTGLYSDYILPAAQHGEKIQHSMPSVHHLNFVLADRAVAPAGEALSDYEIGVRLLEKIEERAAARGMADFTDASGTTRSLLGMVAAATIGGAVRDEEAHFDEAVRDNVIYGVLPEGTTLATLRDKGAVRFSGWGMVGHGISQASTLRPDEVHNPLRWHTEEKVPYDTLTRRAQFYIDHDWFLEAGEALPLHKESPGHGGPQRRFQMTSGHNRWSIHSMNMTNATLLNTHRGEPFVFINDHDARDLGIANGERVRLVSDVGAMLIQAKLTAACRPGQVIVYNGFEPFMHEGWYGQADLEPGQMKWLGLAAGYGHLTYRVFSWQPVPTDRAVRVDMEKVQ, from the coding sequence ATGGGCGAACTCGGCGGCGCGTGGGCCGATGTGTATCGGCGGAAGTGGACTTGGGATCGGGTTGCCTGGGGCAGTCACAACGTCGACTGCTATCCGGGCGGGTGCCCGCTGCACGTGTTCGTCAAGGACGGAAAGATCGTCCGTGAGGAAGCGGCGGGAACGCTCCCGCAGATCGAGCCCGGCGTTCCCGACATGAACCCGATGGGTTGTCAGAAGGGCGCCTGCTGGGTGCAGCTTCTCTCCGCTCCCGACCGCGTGACACACCCGCTGAAACGCACCGGCAAACGGGGCGAGGGCAAGTTCGAGCCCGTGTCCTGGGATACGGCACTGAGCGATATCGCCGACGCCATGCTCGATGCGATTGCCGAACAGGGACCGGAATCGATCATCGTTCCCATGACGCCGGAAATGGGCGCAGCCCCCGCCCGCCTGTTCGCCAACTACCTCGGAACCGCGACGACGGATGGCAGCGCCGAGTTCCACGACTTCAGCCCGGGCTTCCACCTCACCTTCGGACTCTTCAACCCCGTGGCCTCGATGGACGATTGGTTTGGCGCCGAGCTGACGCTCATCTGGCACGCCAACCCGGTCTACACCTACATCACGATGTATCACTACCTGGCCGAGTCCAGGTACAACGGCGGTGAGGTGGTGACCATCGCGCCGGACTATAGCCCCTCCGCCATCCACGCCGACTATCACCAACCCATCCGCATTGGCACCGACGCCGCGCTGGCGCTGTCGATGTGCAAAGTCATCATCGATGCCGGGATCTACGACAAGCGGTTCGTGCAGGAACAAACCGATTTGCCGCTGCTGGTCCGTACCGACACCGGCCGTTTCCTGCGCGGCGGCGACGTCGCCGACGGCGACCGTGACGATCAGTTCTTCTGGTGGGATACGCTGACCAACGTGCTCACGCCGGCCCCGCGCGGCACGCTGGCCACCACCGGCGTGGATCCCGGGCTCGAAGGTACCTTCACGGTGACGCTGAAGGATGGCGTCGCGGTCGAAGTCGAGCCGGTGTTCCAGCGACTCAGGCGGCAGCTCGACGACTACACGCCGGAGAAGGCGGGCAAGATCTGCGAGATCCATCCGGACAACATCCGGCAACTCGCGCGCAAGGTCGTCACGCGCAAGACGAAGATCTTCGTCGGCTGCAATTCCGGCAAATCCTATCACGGCGACTTGATGGAGCGTGCCATGGCGCTGCTCCTCGCTGTCACTGGGAATTGGGGCAAGAAGGGGACCGGGCTGCGTTCGTGGGCCGTGGTCGGGCTGGACGGGCAGGCCTTCATGTCGCGCAAAGGCGCGCCGGGGCAGGAGGCGGCGCAGCGATTCATAGCGGGCGTGACGCAGATGCGCCGCATGCTGAGCGCGGCGGACCCGACGATGACCGTGGAGATGGCGCAAAACCGCGCCGCCGAAATGGCGGGCGAGCTCGGCGGCATGGGCCGCACCATCTCGCCGGCGTTCCTCTGGTACTACCAGTACGGCTACAAGGATCGCTGGAACAACCGCGACAACCACGACCCGTCGATGCAGCGCGGCTTCGACGCCTACCTCAGCGAGGCAGCCGAGAAGGGCTGGTGGAACGGGAGTCTGCCGGCGCTCTACCAGAAGGTGGAGCCGCGGGTGCTGTTCGAATCCGGCGGCAATCTGCTACGCCGCCAGCGTGGTGGACAGAATCTTCTGCTCGAACACGTCTGGCCGAAGCTGAAGATGATTGTCTCCGTCGACTGCCGGATCAACACGACGGGACTGTACTCCGACTACATCCTGCCCGCCGCCCAGCATGGTGAGAAGATCCAGCACAGCATGCCTTCCGTGCACCACCTCAACTTCGTGCTCGCCGATCGTGCGGTCGCGCCGGCCGGAGAGGCGCTGTCGGATTACGAGATCGGCGTGCGTCTGCTCGAAAAGATCGAGGAGCGTGCCGCCGCGCGCGGCATGGCCGACTTTACTGATGCGAGCGGCACCACCCGGAGCTTGCTAGGCATGGTGGCCGCCGCCACGATCGGCGGTGCCGTACGCGACGAGGAAGCGCATTTTGACGAGGCGGTGCGTGACAACGTGATCTATGGTGTGCTGCCCGAAGGGACCACCCTCGCCACCTTGCGTGACAAGGGCGCGGTGCGGTTTTCAGGCTGGGGCATGGTCGGCCACGGCATTTCTCAGGCGTCCACGTTGCGGCCGGACGAGGTGCACAATCCTCTGCGCTGGCACACGGAGGAGAAGGTTCCCTACGACACCCTGACGCGCCGGGCCCAGTTCTACATCGATCACGACTGGTTTCTCGAAGCGGGCGAGGCGCTGCCGCTCCACAAGGAGTCGCCCGGACACGGCGGGCCGCAGCGGCGCTTCCAAATGACCAGCGGTCACAACCGCTGGAGCATCCACTCGATGAACATGACGAACGCCACGCTGCTGAACACGCACCGCGGCGAACCGTTCGTTTTCATCAACGACCACGACGCGCGGGACCTCGGCATCGCCAACGGCGAGCGGGTGCGGCTGGTGAGCGACGTCGGGGCGATGCTGATCCAGGCCAAGCTGACCGCCGCTTGCCGTCCCGGCCAGGTGATCGTTTACAACGGATTTGAGCCGTTCATGCACGAGGGATGGTACGGCCAGGCGGACCTCGAGCCCGGCCAGATGAAGTGGCTCGGTCTTGCGGCGGGCTACGGCCACCTCACGTACCGGGTGTTCTCGTGGCAACCCGTACCCACCGACCGCGCCGTGCGCGTGGACATGGAGAAGGTGCAGTGA
- a CDS encoding prolipoprotein diacylglyceryl transferase family protein: MKALVHGGLDLLSAALDGLGRRVVLFRYGDLVFVTFGLFAALGAFVTLVWLGVILLGQGLAPELFALFTLSGSLVVVAGSWLLAQLFDYRLLLANPRAALRRPVFISWGGILGIFIVLGLFAPVSGFSALVLLDALARSLPLGHVLGRLGCLSYGCCFGQPTSLRLAITYRNPSAKAVRVGGLQHVRLHPAAFYEAVLGIGIVVITNAAAVTGAPRGVPAALAMILYGLGRFAIEFLRNNDGRIVRGMLSLNHLLSLALAGVGVIAWPVLHHAAQVTPAISWTAARAAVPWLLPAVVPACLLIFVGFSLHRGRVGAWEPVRVSTAHRKRTRRASIVARRATTHD; the protein is encoded by the coding sequence GTGAAGGCTTTGGTGCACGGGGGTCTCGACCTCCTCAGCGCGGCTCTCGATGGCCTGGGCCGCCGCGTCGTGCTGTTTCGCTACGGCGATCTGGTATTCGTCACCTTCGGCCTGTTCGCCGCCCTCGGCGCCTTCGTCACGCTGGTCTGGCTGGGCGTGATCCTGCTTGGTCAGGGACTGGCGCCCGAGCTGTTCGCTCTCTTCACCTTGAGTGGGAGCCTGGTGGTAGTGGCGGGTTCCTGGCTCCTGGCGCAGCTGTTCGACTACCGCCTGCTGCTTGCAAACCCGCGCGCGGCGCTGCGCCGTCCGGTGTTCATCTCGTGGGGTGGGATTCTCGGCATCTTCATCGTCCTCGGGCTGTTTGCGCCCGTCTCCGGGTTCAGCGCGCTCGTTCTCTTGGATGCGCTGGCGCGCTCGCTGCCGCTGGGTCACGTCCTCGGGCGGCTCGGCTGCCTGTCGTATGGGTGTTGTTTCGGTCAGCCCACCAGCCTCCGCCTGGCAATCACCTACCGCAACCCGTCGGCGAAGGCCGTGCGCGTCGGCGGCCTCCAACACGTGCGCTTGCACCCGGCGGCGTTCTACGAAGCCGTGCTTGGCATCGGCATTGTGGTCATCACCAATGCGGCGGCGGTGACAGGTGCGCCGCGCGGTGTTCCGGCGGCGCTGGCGATGATCCTGTACGGCCTCGGGCGGTTTGCGATTGAATTTTTGCGGAACAACGATGGCCGGATTGTTCGCGGGATGCTCTCGCTCAATCACCTGCTGTCGCTGGCGTTGGCGGGAGTCGGGGTCATAGCCTGGCCCGTGCTCCATCACGCCGCACAGGTGACCCCGGCTATTTCTTGGACAGCGGCGCGCGCCGCGGTTCCGTGGCTCCTGCCCGCAGTCGTCCCTGCGTGCCTTCTGATCTTCGTCGGCTTCTCGTTGCACCGGGGTCGTGTCGGCGCGTGGGAGCCGGTTCGCGTTTCCACCGCGCATCGCAAGCGCACGCGGCGAGCGTCGATCGTGGCGCGGCGTGCAACAACGCACGACTGA